One window of the Plasmodium vivax chromosome 2, whole genome shotgun sequence genome contains the following:
- a CDS encoding transporter, putative (encoded by transcript PVX_081515A) — translation MKDSRGKRRCLAFLKGLRLKTDPNLPGAKQKTPFNISRFWLLVIIVIYTATSACIYFDWSAIRNLLLTVGKYKHLNVGDYPDITLSPQYKRINSLYPITLAIHFTMSVFCGFLYDHIGPKFTAIIGQMCNIMSWVFLSIDSTTVDTTFLSFVFLGLGADTAFIPILTISNLYPDASTFILTVVGAAASLSYAVPATLNFICRRYPSTPFPYICYGYIFLILVPCLLVATFLLPLMPFKGLDYYIERDQSRRSGAEGDAHRGRRGDPKMVTSQTNDEVDVEMQPFENAQSEASKGRSGNGSNTPSTRGNTPNGGKQTRGKTTSESNRSSKGEGSAIQGVEEEDQATNSSKGVNEEDSDFHRKSISLFFKVLLSYPSICIIVYFILFNISTVFYGMVTDTYFSYDRSIINIINILMPISCIPCIIFGRFINRYGSAIIIILMNAFSALMHLTALIKHRAAGLVSAFLYMCVTSIYTSQIYCFIQNSFPSVVFGKLLGFASLCGGLFSLLCEKLYDQIVSKDGASIDPTNVVLLLVIAFILMFLPLTVLYFRKYERSIEDLHQEVAMSQSSGRA, via the coding sequence atgaAGGACTCGCGGGGGAAGCGCCGGTGCCTGGCCTTCCTGAAGGGGCTGCGGCTGAAAACGGACCCGAACCTGCCGGGCGCGAAGCAAAAAACGCCATTCAACATAAGCAGGTTCTGGCTGCTCGTAATCATCGTGATCTACACGGCGACCTCCGCCTGCATCTACTTCGACTGGAGCGCAATAAGAAATTTGCTCCTCACCGTGGGCAAGTACAAACACCTCAACGTGGGCGATTACCCAGACATCACCCTGTCCCCCCAGTACAAGCGAATAAACAGCCTCTACCCGATAACGCTAGCCATACATTTTACCATGTCCGTTTTTTGTGGCTTTCTATATGACCATATTGGTCCCAAATTTACAGCCATCATCGGACAGATGTGCAACATCATGTCGTGGGTTTTCTTATCCATCGACTCGACTACCGTGGACACAACTTTCCTGAGCTTTGTATTCCTGGGGTTGGGTGCGGACACTGCCttcatccccattttgaccATTTCAAATCTTTACCCAGATGCCTCGACCTTCATCCTGACCGTGGTGGGAGCAGCTGCATCGTTAAGTTACGCCGTCCCAGCTACGCTTAACTTCATTTGTAGGAGGTACCCCTCTACGCCATTTCCTTACATATGCTATGGGTACATTTTTCTAATCCTCGTGCCGTGTTTACTAGTGGCCACCTTTTTGCTGCCACTTATGCCGTTTAAGGGGTTAGACTACTACATAGAGAGAGACCAGAGCAGGAGGAGCGGCGCAGAAGGGGATGCTCACCGTGGAAGAAGAGGGGATCCCAAAATGGTTACTAGCCAAACGAATGACGAGGTAGACGTGGAGATGCAGCCATTCGAAAATGCACAGTCGGAGGCATccaaggggagaagtggcaATGGAAGCAACACACCCTCTACAAGAGGAAACACGCCAAACGGTGGCAAACAAACCAGGGGAAAAACTACCAGTGAATCGAATCGGAGCAGCAAGGGAGAGGGAAGTGCCATCCAGggggtggaggaggaagaccaaGCAACCAACTCCTCCAAAGGGGTAAATGAAGAAGACTCAGATTTCCACCGAAAGAGTATAAGTCTATTTTTTAAGGTATTGCTGAGCTACCCAAGCATCTGCATCATTGTATATTTCATCCTCTTCAACATCTCCACGGTCTTCTACGGCATGGTCACGGACACGTATTTCAGTTACGACCGATCTataataaacataataaacATTTTGATGCCTATTTCCTGCATCCCCTGTATTATTTTTGGGCGGTTTATAAATAGGTATGGATCCGccattataattattcttaTGAATGCCTTTTCTGCTTTGATGCATCTGACAGCGTTGATCAAGCACCGAGCAGCTGGACTAGTCTCCGCCTTCCTCTACATGTGCGTCACGAGTATCTACACAAGTCAAATCTACTGCTTCATTCAGAACTCCTTCCCATCTGTCGTTTTTGGGAAACTCCTTGGATTCGCCAGCCTCTGTGGAGGTCTCTTTTCTCTCCTGTGTGAAAAACTTTACGACCAGATTGTCAGCAAAGATGGGGCCAGCATCGACCCTACGAATGTTGTTCTCTTGCTCGTCATCGCCTTCATCCTCATGTTCCTCCCCCTCACCGTTTTGTACTTCCGAAAGTATGAGCGATCCATCGAGGACCTCCACCAGGAGGTAGCCATGTCGCAGAGCTCCGGGCGCGCGTGA
- a CDS encoding transporter, putative (encoded by transcript PVX_081520A), producing MEESKKKKKRNDVVGNFFRKGIDISKFSTRKKYALLMLFCVYIITCVGIFFNWISLSDFFYHGNVYINDCKSVRSGGRKNWEGKSYSCEEQDKRVQALYPIILCSNFIMSAISGVFFDYFGPKITALIGHTFNIISWILIGLQKEGKNNTIIFGAIFLGLSCDSSYIPILSLIYLFEENHTMYTVILGCCASLSFSMPIFLDMFTSPNDPQSFQLICLLYCAIILVPFFFVLLIFLPLKHISGGEPVAEEAQGSHNQTLQALEGFVVSGVESPTDRSVRSMSNRPVCSPKYEHELEGENNTLRELMIERALTSSSFSISSANGCVLRRVGTQTSSNFTHREEGSNDVFSRKGGSSLIMDGGYARSSSAQGGISNQNEVIHLDEKLNGNVEHKNSCNVTPPQCSETGTNFFSIRYLSICYYFTIYNLSLVNYNECAKLFFADYADVQGVLKIFGPLSVISCAAFGFLIRKFHILVIILSLLMSSLFMYFFAVMRGKLFAYLSTLFYLIVTGCYTTQLYCYIQLMFPKRHFGKIAGTTSMISGLLSLLNIPIYNYFIVDYSKSDPNPFAYVVIALLASTSPLLLLTYRRATRGAASA from the exons atggaggaatcaaaaaagaagaagaaaagaaacgaCGTGGTGGGAAACTTCTTCAGGAAAGGCATAGACATTAGCAAATTTTCGActaggaaaaaatatgccctGTTGATGTTGTTCTGTGTGTACATAATAACCTGCGTGGGGATATTCTTTAACTGGATTTCTCTGtccgattttttttatcacggAAATGTGTACATAAACGATTGCAAAAGTGTGCGCTcgggagggagaaaaaactgGGAGGGTAAATCATACAGTTGTGAAGAACAAGACAAGAGAGTGCAAGCCTTATACCCAATTATCCTATGCTCAAATTTTATCATGTCAGCCATATCGGGTgtattttttgattattttgGGCCCAAAATTACTGCGTTAATTGGGCATACCTTTAACATCATTTCGTGGATTTTAATTGGGTTACAAAAGGAAGGCAAAAATAACACCATCATTTTTGGAGCCATATTTTTGGGGCTCTCTTGCGACTCCTCCTACATACCAATTCTCAGTTTAATTTACCTGTTCGAAGAAAACCATACCATGTACACTGTCATTTTGGGGTGCTGTGCTTCTTTGAGCTTTAGCATGCCCATATTTTTGGACATGTTCACCTCGCCAAATGACCCCCAGTCGTTTCAGTTAATTTGCTTACTATACTGCGCGATCATTTtggttccctttttctttgtgcttttgatttttttgcccctcaaGCATATCAGCGGTGGGGAGCCCGTTGCGGAGGAAGCCCAGGGGAGTCACAACCAGACGTTGCAGGCGTTGGAGGGGTTCGTCGTGTCGGGCGTGGAAAGTCCGACTGATCGTTCTGTACGCAGCATGAGTAATCGTCCAGTATGCAGCCCGA AATACGAACATGAGCtggaaggagaaaacaaCACCCTGCGCGAGCTGATGATCGAACGGGCCCTCACCTCGTCGTCCTTTAGCATATCCTCCGCAAATGGGTGCGTGCTGAGGAGGGTGGGCACACAAACGTCAAGCAATTTTACCCACCGGGAAGAGGGCTCCAATGATGTGTTTTCACGAAAGGGGGGTTCCTCTCTCATTATGGATGGAGGTTACGCACGTAGTAGCTCCGCCCAAGGGGGCATATCAAACCAGAATGAAGTCATCCACTTGGATGAGAAACTTAACGGAAACGTGGAGCACAAGAATAGCTGTAATGTTACCCCCCCCCAGTGCAGCGAAACAGGAACGAACTTCTTCTCCATCAGATACCTGAGCATCTGCTACTACTTCACCATCTACAATTTATCGCTAGTTAACTACAACGAGTGTGCgaagttattttttgcagATTATGCAGATGTGCAGGGGGTTCTAAAGATATTCGGGCCGCTATCGGTGATCTCCTGTGCAGCCTTCGGCTTCCTCATTCGCAAGTTTCACATCCTCGTGATTATCCTATCCCTACTCATGAGCAGTTTgttcatgtatttttttgccgtGATGAGAGGTAAATTATTTGCCTACTTGAGTACGCTATTCTATCTGATAGTCACAGGGTGCTATACGACGCAACTGTACTGCTACATCCAGCTGATGTTTCCAAAGCGTCACTTTGGGAAGATCGCAGGGACCACCAGCATGATCAGCGGGCTGTTGTCTCTGCTGAACATCCccatttataattacttCATCGTGGATTACAGTAAGAGCGACCCCAACCCGTTTGCCTACGTTGTGATTGCTCTCCTGGCGTCCACCTCGCCCCTGCTCCTCCTTACGTACAGGAGGGCCACTCGGGGGGCCGCTTCAGCGTGA
- a CDS encoding hypothetical protein, conserved (encoded by transcript PVX_081525A): MKEKHTIGFIWAMAKIVNLLQKNKLMSEQVVLHWKVLFIYFAHMYMRRAIHLGGAKRNEVDERQYVSSVLSLQMGEADLAKLTTSAFCSASGFAKCLFEWRGGSHGGGHPRKGEHPEGKHHPGGDPPPNDLFRIFSSPSISEMVTSVQRYILQRIEPPPLDIKTILNFLEMASRNWGVKFKGEMIEVLLGKLEAPPNQIRNFTIFNLCRFLNLTVNYGLQRGRTEEAHLPAIIDLLLRGQSHPFGLPPQGGAHDGGAYNCAAYRGAYRGAHEGGDNLLAANTLANRERLSPCSTWLLNADERDLSSLVRDFSRLAVRNNQLYRLLVECFLLKMGCGRCGGNREFERGNTHKAEKQKRGTQHTATSTNMATTQEMRNWVDILVGLANANYHYDPFVERFIQMMVIKRGSLFFTVKNIPNVVLSLRSLLSLGHDQMDTLSHFFNFISRNFRHVQMKQLIMIFYSTYCHIVQRYNLAGAKYVGAGNLLFSVEGGGGGEEVGTEVGAQLSVAVGAGGDPGGPPFCGREDPLTDMSPQRTPHRLTSSDAHGPSPREQLEAARAHLFQHLHKLEGAIFHRRHEIDSMQGLVNFFLALSCTINTLSVERYHFFYQSFWRILKGEVEADGKIASGRNVEDTIKAQTVVQICLLHYKNNVVHKTLLSYLLSILETLPQVDIHSVYPITFVCCHFNIVTETFLKFALRVLLGEMAKGEPRQEGANGANRVGQANGNSGAGGRHHFEEGSNGESGCRVDPPTGRHAADIHHLHSNDQQDTVNKVAKCAWSLLLSSAFLESSITTFAKMCILLRRTFASKLHWREEDYNMMSQMLVCLNMYYKKNKNLFQSKKGQLRSPTSFYIPYCVVKETVRRNKMSFQQKLHMSSFQYKLCEYLKRKKIMYKSEHFLKRGFVVDILVLKKGEPHLVLEVDGIYHYNMSTDERNYEVEHNGMRLSKNGRTAFRNNVLRLLYDLEFVCVPWFFFLQPRSFQRLEGLLSGRSSGLAPCDRGDSGTR, from the coding sequence ATGAAGGAGAAACATACCATCGGGTTCATTTGGGCCATGGCCAAAATTGTTAATCTTTTGCAAAAGAACAAACTGATGAGTGAGCAGGTGGTCCTACATTGGAAGGTCCTCTTTATATACtttgcacacatgtatatgcGGCGCGCcatccatttggggggcGCCAAAAGGAATGAAGTGGACGAGCGGCAGTATGTCTCCTCCGTCCTTTCgctccaaatgggggaagccgACTTGGCGAAACTGACCACCTCAGCGTTTTGCAGCGCGAGCGGGTTTGCCAAGTGTTTGTTCGAGTGGAGAGGGGGCAGCCACGGGGGGGGACACCCccgaaaaggggaacaccCAGAAGGGAAACACCACCCAGgaggggacccccccccgaATGACCTCTTCCGAATTTTCAGCTCCCCCTCCATCAGCGAAATGGTCACCTCCGTGCAGAGGTACATCCTGCAGAGAATTGAACCCCCCCCGTTGGACATAAAGACCATCCTGAACTTCCTCGAAATGGCTAGCCGAAATTGGGGGGTCAAATTCAAAGGCGAGATGATCGAAGTGCTGCTGGGCAAGCTGGAGGCCCCCCCAAATCAGATCCGCAACTTTACCATTTTCAATTTATGCCGATTTTTAAACCTGACGGTGAATTACGGCCTTCAGAGGGGCAGAACGGAAGAGGCACACCTTCCAGCCATCATCGACTTGCTGCTGCGCGGGCAGAGTCACCCTTTTGGCTTGCCCCCCCAGGGAGGTGCCCACGACGGTGGTGCCTACAACTGTGCTGCTTACCGGGGTGCTTACCGGGGTGCCCATGAAGGAGGGGACAACCTCCTCGCTGCCAACACTTTGGCGAACCGGGAAAGGCTAAGCCCGTGCAGTACGTGGCTCCTCAACGCTGACGAACGGGATTTGTCCTCCCTCGTGAGGGACTTCTCCAGATTGGCCGTCCGGAATAATCAGCTGTACAGATTGCTCGTTGAGTGTTTTCTCCTCAAAATGGGTTGTGGGCGGTGTGGCGGTAACCGTGAGTTTGAGCGTGGAAACACCCACAAAGCGGAAAAACAGAAGAGGGGCACCCAGCACACTGCCACAAGCACGAACATGGCAACCACGCAGGAGATGCGAAACTGGGTGGACATCCTGGTGGGGCTAGCCAATGCCAACTACCACTACGATCCCTTTGTTGAGCGTTTCATTCAAATGATGGTcataaaaagaggaagcctCTTCTTCACCGTGAAAAACATCCCCAATGTGGTTCTTTCCTTGAGGAGCCTACTCTCCCTGGGGCACGACCAAATGGACACACTGTCCcactttttcaatttcataAGCCGCAATTTTAGGCATGTGCAGATGAAGCAGCTGataatgattttttattcaacGTATTGCCACATTGTGCAGAGGTACAACCTGGCGGGGGCGAAATACGTCGGGGCTGGCAATTTGCTTTTCTCcgtggaggggggaggcggcggtGAGGAAGTGGGCACAGAAGTGGGTGCGCAACTCAGCGTAGCGGTAGGTGCGGGGGGAGACCCAGGTggacccccattttgcgggCGGGAGGACCCCCTGACCGACATGTCACCCCAACGCACACCACACAGACTAACCAGCAGCGATGCGCATGGCCCATCCCCACGTGAACAACTCGAAGCAGCCAGGGCACACCTGTTCCAACACCTGCACAAATTGGAAGGAGCCATATTCCACAGAAGGCACGAAATCGACTCCATGCAGGGgttggttaattttttcctcgccCTCTCCTGCACCATAAACACATTATCGGTTGAACGGTACCACTTTTTTTACCAGTCATTTTGGCGGATACTAAAGGGGGAGGTGGAAGCGGACGGGAAAATTGCATCAGGGCGAAATGTAGAGGACACGATAAAGGCCCAAACGGTTGTTCAGATCTGCCTGCTACATTACAAAAACAACGTGGTGCACAAAACCCTTCTGTCGTATTTGCTCTCCATTCTGGAGACCCTCCCGCAGGTGGATATTCACAGCGTGTACCCCATCACGTTTGTATGTTGCCACTTCAATATAGTAACTGAGACCTTCTTGAAATTTGCCTTGCGAGTTCTGCTGGGGGAGATGGCGAAGGGGGAGCCTCGACAGGAAGGTGCCAATGGTGCTAATCGGGTTGGTCAGGCTAATGGCAATAGCGGTGCTGGTGGGAGGCACCACTTCGAGGAAGGgtcaaatggggaaagcgGCTGCCGGGTAGACCCCCCCACTGGAAGACACGCAGCAGATATTCACCACCTGCACAGTAACGATCAACAGGACACAGTCAACAAAGTCGCCAAGTGCGCGTGGTCCCTACTTCTAAGTAGCGCCTTCCTGGAGAGCTCCATAACCACCTTTGCCAAAATGTGCATCTTGCTAAGGAGAACATTTGCCAGCAAATTGCATTGGAGGGAGGAGGACTACAACATGATGAGCCAAATGTTGGTGTGTCTAAATAtgtattacaaaaaaaacaaaaacctTTTTCAATCAAAGAAGGGACAGCTTCGCAGCCCCACCTCCTTTTATATACCCTACTGTGTAGTTAAAGAAACGGtgagaaggaacaaaatgtCTTTCCAACAGAAATTACACATGTCCAGCTTTCAGTACAAACTATGTGAATatttgaagaggaaaaaaattatgtacaaGTCAGAACATTTCTTGAAGCGCGGTTTCGTCGTCGATATTTTGGTcctgaaaaaaggggagccacATCTCGTGCTGGAGGTGGACGGGATTTACCATTACAACATGTCAACTGATGAGAGGAACTACGAGGTTGAACATAACGGAATGCGCTTGtccaaaaatggaaggacaGCGTTCCGCAACAACGTGCTGCGATTACTGTACGACTTGGAGTTTGTGTGCGTCCCCTGGTTTTTCTTTCTGCAGCCCAGGTCGTTCCAGCGCCTGGAGGGGTTGCTGTCTGGGAGGTCATCGGGTTTGGCGCCGTGTGACCGGGGAGATAGCGGAACGCGCTGA
- a CDS encoding hypothetical protein, conserved (encoded by transcript PVX_081530A; Apicoplast targeted protein. Curated by Stuart Ralph, Walter and Eliza Hall Institute of Medical Research, Australia.): MRLLSAAAQGLLLGRPSAQPLLRVPRAVHPHVERPLLGYLPPPVSHFSTKRNNCTGYDHPRGAPPQLNKTYHSQANFRDTKMEFCQVDLDEFCYKQFDSTKKSCSFIPYDKNEFLDKVNELIRQKKIKVVPGYAGFCKHIFVENFTEATVETIEINNKNRDLIKTDYISRRDNELPVLIRWISKKDVKDIIKAKYLDLILYSREQIEKENKETKTVPNRKSNCLYSIICIKPQNVDYELPMTPITMLRNTLISEGGSGINLNRDKYLESVKYWRHHVSIIDN; encoded by the coding sequence ATGCGCCTGCTGAGTGCGGCCGCGCAGGGGTTGCTACTGGGACGCCCTTCAGCACAGCCATTGTTGCGGGTTCCCCGCGCGGTCCACCCCCACGTAGAGCGGCCCCTGCTGGGATACCTACCACCCCCCGTGAGCCACTTCTCCACGAAGCGGAACAACTGCACCGGGTACGATCACCCAAGAGGTGCCCCCCCACAGCTAAACAAAACGTACCATTCACAAGCCAATTTCAGAgacacaaaaatggagttCTGCCAGGTGGACCTCGACGAGTTTTGCTACAAGCAATTTGATAGCACGAAGAAGTCCTGTTCGTTTATACCCTACGATAAGAATGAATTCCTGGACAAGGTGAATGAGCTCATTAggcaaaaaaagattaaagTGGTCCCAGGGTATGCTGGCTTCTGCAAGCATATTTTTGTTGAGAATTTTACAGAAGCGACAGTGGAGACGAtagaaattaataataaaaatagggACCTCATAAAAACGGATTACATTTCCAGGAGGGACAACGAACTGCCTGTTTTGATCAGGTGGATTTCAAAGAAGGACGTGAAGGACATCATCAAGGCAAAGTACCTGGACCTTATTTTGTACTCGAGGGAACAAATCGAAAAGGAGAATAAAGAAACGAAGACGGTGCCGAATAGGAAATCCAACTGCCTGTACTCTATCATCTGCATTAAGCCTCAAAATGTAGACTACGAGCTGCCCATGACCCCCATCACCATGCTGCGCAACACGCTCATcagcgaggggggaagcggcatcAATTTGAACCGCGATAAGTACCTCGAGTCGGTCAAGTACTGGCGCCACCACGTCTCTATCATCGACAATTAG
- a CDS encoding 4-hydroxy-3-methylbut-2-enyl diphosphate reductase, putative (encoded by transcript PVX_081535A; Apicoplast targeted protein. Curated by Stuart Ralph, Walter and Eliza Hall Institute of Medical Research, Australia.), protein MAGAARVPPRPLERCLLLILVVILTAAQSKRVEHSLRRGHLRVADFPSGRGSNPRGKSYPNFAFLNGTVRRPPEWRLRQEGGHCSSSACGGCGCPKTTQSSGGTPVEGEKVLYLVSPRGFCKGVSRAIDTVEECLRMFKPPIYVKHKIVHNDIVCKQLEEKGAIFIEDVNEVPDGNILIYSAHGISPQIRELAQKKKLIEIDATCPLVNKVHVYVQVKAKEGYKIILIGYRNHVEVVGTFNEAPDSTYIVENVNQIEELPLSEKDKLFYVTQTTLSIDDCSLIVKRLKEKFPHIETIPSGSICYATTNRQMALNQICQECDLTIVVGSQSSSNAKKLVYSSQLRNTPAVLVNSVDDFDFSSLSDVRKIALTSAASTPEELTQKFVQVLTGEPFRYTLRLFEPVRENVPKWKLPKNLMGLIEERGKR, encoded by the coding sequence ATGGCCGGAGCGGCGCGCGTCCCTCCCCGCCCCCTCGAGAGGTGCCTACTCCTCATCCTGGTTGTCATCCTCACCGCGGCGCAGTCCAAGCGAGTGGAGCATTCCCTACGGAGGGGTCATCTCCGAGTAGCTGACTTTCCCTCAGGGAGGGGGTCAAACCCGAGGGGGAAATCATACCCAAACTTCGCCTTTCTGAACGGCACGGTAAGGAGGCCCCCCGAGTGGCGGCTGCGGCAGGAAGGGGGCCACTGCAGTTCCAGCGCATGCGGAGGATGTGGCTGCCCCAAGACAACACAAAGTAGTGGAGGTACCCCCGTTGAGGGGGAGAAAGTCCTTTACCTGGTCAGCCCCAGAGGCTTCTGCAAAGGGGTGAGCAGAGCGATCGACACGGTTGAGGAGTGCCTACGGATGTTCAAACCGCCAATCTATGTGAAGCACAAAATCGTGCACAACGATATCGTCTGCAAACAGTTGGAAGAGAAAGGAGCAATTTTCATCGAAGACGTGAATGAGGTGCCCGATGGAAACATCTTAATTTATTCTGCCCATGGGATTAGTCCCCAAATTAGAGAGCtagcccaaaaaaaaaagctaatcGAAATTGACGCGACATGTCCTCTAGTTAACAAAGTGCATGTATACGTTCAGGTGAAAGCAAAGGAAGGGTACAAAATAATACTGATCGGATATAGGAACCACGTGGAGGTAGTCGGTACCTTTAATGAAGCACCGGACTCCACTTACATCGTGGAGAATGTAAATCAAATAGAAGAGCTACCCCTCTCGGAAAAGGACAAACTGTTTTATGTAACCCAGACGACGTTAAGCATAGATGATTGCTCCTTAATTGTGAAGCggctgaaggagaagttcCCTCACATTGAAACCATCCCGAGTGGGTCCATATGCTATGCCACAACGAACAGACAGATGGCCCTCAATCAGATTTGCCAGGAGTGTGATCTTACCATCGTCGTTGGAAGTCAGTCGTCCTCAAATGCGAAAAAGCTAGTATATTCATCACAGCTGCGAAATACCCCTGCTGTGCTGGTGAACAGTGTGGACgattttgatttttcctcCCTGAGTGATGTTAGGAAGATCGCTTTAACCTCCGCTGCTTCCACTCCTGAGGAGTTGACTCAGAAGTTTGTTCAGGTGCTCACGGGGGAGCCCTTCAGGTACACGCTGCGCCTGTTCGAGCCTGTGCGGGAGAACGTCCCCAAGTGGAAGCTGCCCAAGAATTTGATGGGCCTCATCGAagagcgggggaagcggtga